A section of the Nitrospirota bacterium genome encodes:
- the murA gene encoding UDP-N-acetylglucosamine 1-carboxyvinyltransferase, with product MEKLVIEGGAPLKGEVNIGGAKNAALPVMTASILSPGENVVSNVPNLKDIATMGKLLARLGIGFQFSGDKITLKTDNITSVEAPYDLVRTMRASVLILCPLVARMGEAKVSLPGGCAIGARPINLHLMGLEKMGAEINLTEGYVHVKARRLKGASIYFDIPTVTGTENLMMAASLADGVTILENAAMEPEVVDLAKVLTEMGADIEGAGTSIIRIKGVESLKPFNYRIIPDRIETGTFLAAAGITGGDIKIKKCNFSHLDAIVIKLKEAGLVINQEADGIRVQGPERLKPVNVKTMPYPGFPTDMQAQFMTLMSIADGTSLITESIFENRFMHVAELKRMGANIKVQGATATVRGIPSLTGAPVMATDLRASASLIIAGLAAKGTTVVDRVYHLDRGYEQIEEKLKPLGAKIKRIR from the coding sequence ATGGAAAAATTAGTAATTGAAGGCGGCGCGCCCCTGAAAGGCGAGGTAAACATCGGCGGCGCAAAAAATGCCGCACTGCCCGTAATGACGGCATCTATACTCAGCCCCGGAGAAAACGTAGTTTCCAATGTCCCTAATCTAAAAGACATAGCAACAATGGGCAAGCTCCTTGCCAGACTCGGCATAGGTTTTCAGTTCAGCGGGGATAAGATAACGCTGAAAACCGATAATATAACCTCGGTGGAAGCGCCCTATGACCTTGTAAGAACCATGCGCGCCTCTGTCCTTATCCTCTGCCCGCTGGTCGCAAGAATGGGCGAGGCAAAGGTTTCGCTTCCCGGAGGCTGCGCCATCGGCGCAAGACCCATTAACCTGCATCTGATGGGGCTTGAGAAAATGGGCGCTGAGATAAATCTTACAGAAGGATATGTGCATGTTAAGGCAAGGCGGCTGAAAGGCGCATCAATTTATTTTGACATACCGACAGTCACAGGCACGGAAAATCTTATGATGGCCGCTTCGCTTGCTGATGGCGTTACCATACTTGAAAATGCAGCTATGGAACCCGAGGTGGTGGACCTTGCAAAGGTCCTGACTGAAATGGGCGCTGACATTGAAGGCGCAGGCACAAGTATTATCAGAATAAAAGGTGTTGAGAGCCTCAAGCCCTTTAACTACCGCATCATACCAGACAGGATAGAGACTGGGACGTTTCTTGCCGCCGCAGGAATTACAGGCGGAGATATAAAAATCAAAAAATGCAATTTTTCTCATCTTGACGCCATAGTTATTAAGCTCAAAGAGGCGGGGCTTGTCATAAATCAGGAGGCTGACGGAATAAGGGTTCAGGGGCCTGAAAGATTAAAGCCGGTAAATGTTAAGACCATGCCTTATCCCGGTTTCCCGACTGACATGCAGGCGCAGTTTATGACTTTAATGTCCATTGCAGACGGCACAAGCCTTATTACTGAAAGCATATTTGAAAACAGGTTCATGCATGTTGCGGAATTAAAGCGTATGGGCGCCAACATAAAGGTACAGGGCGCAACTGCAACCGTTAGAGGCATCCCGTCATTAACCGGCGCGCCTGTGATGGCAACGGACTTAAGGGCCAGCGCCTCGCTTATAATTGCAGGACTTGCCGCAAAGGGAACGACTGTTGTTGACAGGGTCTATCACCTTGACAGGGGCTATGAGCAGATAGAGGAAAAACTAAAACCACTCGGCGCAAAGATTAAGAGGATAAGATGA
- the hisD gene encoding histidinol dehydrogenase yields MKIIRGKQINMFLKSLKTRLVAGGGVEPAVRKILEDVRRNGNRALKKYTEKFDSVKITSFLISKKELASAADKADKKVVRALEVSARRIIAFHKKQKEKSWTFFENGITLGQIIRPIERAGVYIPGGKASYPSTVLMTVIPTLVAGVKEIALCMPTPGGVINPYSASAIRILGLNEVYKIGGAQAVGAMAFGTETIRKVDKIAGPGNIYVATAKRLVFGEVDIDMIAGPSEVLIIADKTADPSFIAADLLSQSEHDEMASAILITDSGLLAKNVAQELASQLTALKRKAIAKKSLGKYGAIIIVKGINDAFDIANKIAPEHMEIMTSNPKRYLTEVKHAGAIFLGKWSPEPLGDYSAGPNHTLPTGGTARFSSPLGVYDFVKRSSLIDFRREGFMRLANTVKTLADAEGLEAHGNTIRVRMGKVTCKV; encoded by the coding sequence ATGAAAATAATAAGAGGGAAACAAATCAATATGTTTTTAAAATCTCTTAAAACAAGACTGGTTGCCGGAGGCGGTGTTGAGCCTGCCGTGCGGAAAATTCTTGAGGATGTGAGGAGAAACGGAAACAGGGCTTTAAAAAAATACACAGAGAAGTTTGATTCAGTCAAAATAACAAGTTTTCTGATAAGCAAAAAAGAACTCGCCTCCGCCGCTGACAAGGCTGATAAAAAAGTAGTCCGGGCGCTTGAGGTTTCAGCCCGGCGCATAATTGCATTCCATAAGAAGCAAAAAGAAAAATCATGGACCTTTTTTGAAAATGGAATTACTCTCGGACAGATAATAAGACCCATTGAGCGGGCCGGAGTTTACATACCCGGAGGCAAGGCGTCATACCCTTCAACAGTTTTAATGACTGTAATACCCACGCTTGTTGCCGGCGTTAAGGAAATTGCCTTATGCATGCCAACCCCCGGAGGCGTAATAAATCCTTATTCAGCATCCGCCATAAGAATACTCGGGCTAAATGAGGTTTACAAAATCGGCGGCGCGCAGGCAGTAGGCGCAATGGCTTTTGGCACTGAGACAATAAGAAAAGTTGATAAGATAGCCGGCCCGGGGAATATCTATGTTGCAACCGCAAAAAGGCTTGTTTTCGGCGAAGTTGACATAGACATGATTGCGGGACCGAGCGAGGTGCTGATAATAGCGGATAAAACCGCTGATCCGTCATTTATTGCAGCAGACCTGCTAAGCCAGTCCGAGCATGATGAAATGGCGTCTGCAATCCTCATTACTGATTCCGGGCTGCTGGCAAAAAATGTTGCTCAGGAACTGGCATCTCAATTAACAGCCCTTAAACGAAAGGCCATCGCAAAAAAATCTTTGGGCAAATACGGTGCGATAATAATTGTGAAGGGCATTAATGATGCCTTTGATATTGCCAATAAAATTGCGCCTGAGCACATGGAGATAATGACCTCTAACCCCAAGCGGTATCTGACTGAAGTAAAACACGCAGGGGCAATTTTTTTAGGCAAGTGGAGCCCTGAGCCGCTCGGTGATTATTCCGCAGGTCCCAATCATACGCTTCCCACAGGCGGCACGGCAAGATTCTCCTCGCCGCTCGGAGTTTATGACTTTGTCAAACGCTCAAGTCTGATTGATTTCAGAAGAGAAGGTTTTATGCGGCTTGCAAATACCGTTAAAACCCTTGCAGATGCAGAAGGCCTTGAGGCTCACGGCAATACGATACGGGTAAGAATGGGGAAAGTAACCTGCAAAGTATGA
- a CDS encoding ABC transporter permease — protein sequence MSPLINARSIGSSIINIDRYAKGYYELFGYSLKNLPVLKIAPVRSVLYKQIYFTGIEALSKIALLGLLIGLVIITQITNLAGSNAVLTGKILIWTVVRELGPLLAAIIIIARSGTAIASELGSMKVNRELEHLRIMGIDPMDYLLVPRILGITASVFIITFYFQLTAVAGGLALTSVLMDIPFLQHLKGMFLALSFFEVAVSLLKSLVFGLLISTISCYQGLSVRASITEIPQAATKAVMQSLFLVFIFDGIITLIAFI from the coding sequence ATGTCACCGCTTATTAATGCCCGCAGTATCGGGAGCAGTATTATTAATATTGACAGGTATGCAAAAGGGTACTATGAGTTGTTTGGTTATTCATTAAAAAACCTTCCGGTGTTAAAGATCGCACCTGTCAGATCAGTCCTGTATAAGCAAATATATTTTACCGGCATAGAAGCTCTTAGCAAAATAGCATTGTTAGGCCTGCTCATAGGGCTTGTTATTATCACCCAGATTACAAATCTCGCCGGGTCAAATGCCGTGCTTACTGGAAAGATACTAATCTGGACCGTTGTGAGAGAGCTCGGGCCCCTGCTTGCAGCCATAATAATTATAGCAAGGAGCGGCACTGCCATAGCCTCGGAGCTTGGCTCTATGAAGGTAAATAGAGAGCTGGAACACCTGAGGATTATGGGTATTGACCCCATGGATTATCTCCTTGTGCCGAGGATACTTGGGATTACCGCGTCTGTCTTTATCATTACCTTTTATTTTCAGTTAACGGCTGTTGCAGGAGGACTGGCGCTTACCTCAGTCCTCATGGATATTCCCTTTCTTCAGCACCTTAAGGGCATGTTCTTAGCGCTGAGTTTTTTTGAGGTAGCGGTTTCTTTGCTGAAAAGTCTTGTATTCGGACTGCTGATTTCCACCATATCGTGCTATCAGGGGCTCAGCGTCAGGGCCTCCATCACCGAGATACCTCAGGCTGCGACAAAGGCAGTCATGCAGAGTTTGTTCCTTGTATTCATATTTGATGGTATAATTACTCTTATAGCGTTTATATGA
- a CDS encoding ATP-binding cassette domain-containing protein, whose product MIRLEEVATENIAPLSIEIKKGSACKIIAASEDAKNDLLDAILGVRKPSSGRVFLFDREIYSIPAKECLNFFRRTGVVLSDGGTISNIKVWENITLPVWYHSGKKPADIEDSVIEIYKQLGVSHSYLSEHIGRLPGPLPAHEKRIIGLVRALLMEPELMLYDSLLEGMGQEMTERLERLTAKFHAEKSGRTSVYITTNELSVKNVQADTVVRI is encoded by the coding sequence ATGATAAGGCTTGAAGAGGTTGCCACTGAAAATATTGCGCCGCTGTCAATTGAGATAAAAAAAGGCTCTGCATGCAAGATAATTGCTGCATCCGAAGATGCAAAGAATGACCTGCTGGATGCAATTTTAGGCGTCCGGAAGCCGAGCAGCGGCAGGGTTTTTCTTTTTGACAGGGAGATATATTCCATTCCCGCAAAGGAATGTCTGAATTTTTTCAGGCGGACAGGAGTAGTCCTGTCAGATGGAGGCACTATCAGCAACATTAAGGTATGGGAAAACATAACCCTTCCCGTATGGTATCATTCCGGGAAAAAACCGGCAGATATTGAAGACAGTGTTATTGAGATTTATAAACAACTCGGCGTGAGCCATTCGTATCTTTCAGAGCATATCGGCAGGCTTCCCGGCCCCCTGCCGGCTCATGAAAAAAGGATTATCGGGCTTGTCAGAGCGCTGCTCATGGAGCCTGAATTAATGCTCTACGACTCCCTGCTTGAAGGAATGGGGCAGGAGATGACAGAAAGACTGGAGAGGCTGACTGCAAAATTTCATGCAGAAAAATCAGGCAGGACATCTGTCTATATAACAACAAACGAACTTTCCGTAAAAAATGTGCAGGCAGATACTGTTGTCAGGATATAA
- a CDS encoding MCE family protein, with protein sequence MAMIKETDPRFAGIEKKIGIFVITAIAGIALVAVFIGVQQDIFIPKTTIFFVTESGQDLSEGMAVKLRGFKIGKVRKVLLDDSARVTVELSLNKKYMKWIRTDSRAKLVKEGLIGESIIEITRGAPEAKEIESTGVIPFEREKGIGEMAEELKTEIKPLLSDIRQIFQYVNDPNGDIKQALKNVKKVTADIDATRQHLDTLLKDTNKNISSVTAKIDPALSSAKQTLETAGAMIKKIDKDIPQIMEKIDKSLDNVREATEEFKKSASQIPPIIEKGNELTGSTKEVLDSVKQVWPISSYIEEPKEKTLKMDSYE encoded by the coding sequence ATGGCGATGATAAAAGAAACAGACCCGCGGTTTGCAGGCATTGAGAAAAAAATCGGCATATTTGTCATCACGGCAATTGCCGGGATAGCGCTGGTAGCGGTATTCATAGGGGTTCAGCAGGATATTTTTATCCCCAAGACAACAATATTCTTTGTTACTGAAAGCGGGCAGGATTTAAGCGAGGGCATGGCGGTAAAGCTCAGGGGATTTAAGATAGGCAAGGTCCGGAAGGTACTGCTTGATGACAGCGCCCGGGTAACCGTAGAGTTGTCCCTAAACAAAAAGTACATGAAATGGATAAGGACTGATTCAAGGGCAAAACTGGTAAAAGAAGGGCTTATCGGCGAGAGTATTATTGAAATAACCCGCGGAGCGCCTGAGGCAAAAGAGATTGAATCAACCGGAGTCATTCCGTTTGAAAGAGAAAAAGGCATCGGCGAGATGGCTGAGGAGCTTAAAACTGAAATCAAGCCTTTGCTCTCTGATATCAGGCAGATTTTTCAATATGTCAATGACCCGAACGGCGATATTAAGCAGGCATTGAAAAATGTCAAAAAGGTGACCGCTGATATTGATGCGACAAGACAACATCTTGACACACTGCTGAAAGACACGAATAAGAATATTTCATCAGTCACTGCGAAAATTGACCCTGCACTCAGCTCGGCAAAACAAACGCTTGAAACAGCAGGGGCGATGATTAAGAAGATTGATAAAGATATCCCGCAGATAATGGAAAAAATAGATAAAAGCCTTGACAATGTACGGGAAGCCACTGAAGAATTTAAAAAATCTGCATCCCAAATACCTCCTATCATTGAAAAGGGCAATGAGCTTACCGGCAGCACAAAAGAAGTCCTTGATTCAGTTAAACAGGTCTGGCCCATAAGCTCATACATTGAAGAGCCGAAAGAAAAGACGCTGAAAATGGACAGCTATGAGTAA
- a CDS encoding tetratricopeptide repeat protein has protein sequence MNSEQLSVISKKIKNIKLFTRHLSLVTIYLLFTAAGCGHTPLSMSDVQKQAVEFNQQGESAFKKGIYKRALSSYAEALRLNRSIENFEGIGINLVNMAVVQHKLGDKDSAHRYADEVVRSSEFGVRSGLISDAAFIKALLYLDDRNYDQALKWADKALNFCRDDCRTEGGIYNLKGRTAFFKGDFSSALTYAETGLELNKKSSDKDEEANSLRLIAGIKAKRGEYEDSKKLFKNALAIDKELGAGRKVAMDLTGIGDIFAGQGACKDAMNYYIRSMSVCENSEDKQCINDTAAAMEKCQQDSGKK, from the coding sequence GTGAACAGTGAACAGTTATCAGTGATCAGTAAAAAAATAAAAAACATAAAACTCTTTACTCGTCACTTGTCACTTGTCACTATCTATTTACTGTTCACTGCCGCCGGCTGCGGGCATACCCCGCTTTCCATGTCAGACGTACAAAAACAGGCGGTTGAATTTAATCAACAGGGAGAGTCAGCCTTCAAAAAAGGAATTTATAAAAGAGCGCTGAGTTCTTATGCCGAAGCCCTGAGGCTCAACCGCTCCATTGAAAATTTTGAGGGCATCGGAATAAACCTTGTCAATATGGCGGTTGTGCAGCATAAACTCGGAGATAAAGACAGCGCCCATAGATATGCTGATGAGGTAGTTCGGAGTTCGGAGTTCGGAGTTCGGAGTGGTTTGATTTCTGATGCGGCATTTATAAAGGCACTGCTTTACCTGGATGATAGAAACTATGACCAGGCTCTAAAATGGGCTGATAAGGCATTGAATTTTTGCAGGGATGACTGCCGTACAGAAGGAGGAATCTATAATCTCAAAGGCAGAACCGCATTTTTTAAAGGCGATTTTTCTTCAGCCCTGACATATGCTGAAACCGGGCTTGAATTAAATAAAAAATCCAGCGATAAAGATGAAGAGGCAAATTCCCTGAGGCTTATTGCAGGTATAAAGGCAAAAAGGGGTGAATATGAGGACTCAAAAAAATTATTTAAAAACGCCCTTGCCATTGACAAGGAACTCGGGGCAGGCAGGAAAGTAGCCATGGATTTAACCGGTATTGGAGACATATTTGCCGGACAGGGGGCATGCAAAGACGCCATGAATTATTACATCCGGTCCATGTCAGTATGTGAAAACTCTGAAGATAAACAGTGCATTAATGATACCGCCGCGGCAATGGAGAAATGCCAACAGGATTCAGGGAAAAAATAG